A stretch of the Rodentibacter haemolyticus genome encodes the following:
- the nanQ gene encoding N-acetylneuraminate anomerase — translation MIIGSLTNPNFKVGLPKVIAEVCDYLTALDLSTLENGRHDINDQIYMNVMEPETAESSSKKAELHHDYLDVQVLICGTENIEVGATYPDLAKYEDYNEADDYQLTSEDIENKFTVTLTPQMFAVFYPYEPHKPCCVVNGKPEKIKKLVVKVPIKLI, via the coding sequence ATGATTATCGGTAGTTTAACCAACCCGAATTTTAAAGTGGGTTTACCAAAAGTGATTGCGGAAGTCTGTGACTATTTAACCGCATTGGATTTAAGCACGTTAGAGAACGGTCGTCACGACATTAATGATCAAATTTATATGAACGTGATGGAACCGGAAACCGCCGAATCAAGCAGTAAAAAAGCGGAACTACATCATGATTATTTAGATGTGCAAGTGTTGATTTGTGGCACGGAAAATATTGAAGTCGGCGCAACTTATCCGGATTTGGCTAAATACGAAGACTATAATGAAGCCGATGATTATCAGCTCACGTCTGAAGACATTGAAAATAAATTTACCGTAACATTAACACCCCAAATGTTTGCCGTGTTTTATCCTTACGAACCGCACAAACCTTGTTGTGTCGTAAACGGTAAGCCGGAAAAAATAAAAAAATTAGTCGTAAAAGTGCCGATTAAATTGATCTAA
- a CDS encoding FKBP-type peptidyl-prolyl cis-trans isomerase: MSFNNVKLESISEKGSYGIGLQIGQQLLDSQMDIKVEAVAKGIFDALNHNQPALDINDLMTSVQQLQQQAAEAQQAQFKVIEEEGKAFLAENAKKDGVNITDSGLQYEIITEGKGTKPNATDKVRVHYIGTLPNGTVFDSSVARGQPAEFPVNGVIRGWVEALQMMPVGSKWKLAIPHELAYGERGAGASIPPFSPLVFEVELLDIL, from the coding sequence ATGAGTTTTAACAACGTGAAATTAGAGAGTATCTCTGAAAAAGGCAGTTATGGGATCGGTTTACAAATCGGCCAGCAATTACTTGACAGTCAAATGGACATCAAGGTTGAAGCGGTGGCAAAGGGTATTTTTGATGCCTTAAATCACAATCAACCGGCATTAGATATAAATGACTTAATGACTTCCGTGCAACAACTTCAACAACAAGCGGCGGAGGCACAGCAGGCTCAATTTAAAGTGATTGAAGAAGAAGGCAAAGCGTTTTTAGCCGAAAATGCCAAAAAAGACGGTGTAAATATTACCGACAGCGGTCTTCAATACGAGATCATTACCGAAGGCAAAGGCACAAAACCAAACGCAACCGACAAAGTTCGTGTTCACTATATCGGTACTTTACCAAACGGAACGGTGTTCGATAGCTCTGTGGCACGCGGTCAACCGGCTGAATTTCCGGTAAACGGCGTTATTCGCGGCTGGGTAGAAGCGTTACAAATGATGCCTGTAGGATCAAAATGGAAATTAGCCATTCCACACGAATTGGCCTACGGAGAACGTGGCGCCGGCGCCTCTATCCCACCATTCTCTCCATTAGTGTTTGAAGTGGAATTACTCGATATTCTTTAA
- the asd gene encoding archaetidylserine decarboxylase (Phosphatidylserine decarboxylase is synthesized as a single chain precursor. Generation of the pyruvoyl active site from a Ser is coupled to cleavage of a Gly-Ser bond between the larger (beta) and smaller (alpha chains). It is an integral membrane protein.) yields MMNRISYWQRLKIAFQYVMPQFYLTRFAGWFAKQKWGKITHLAIQVFAKKYHIDMSIAQKEQFNEYASFNEFFIRPLKENARPINQNPSALCLPADGRISECGHIDDNRLLQAKGHFFRLEELLAEDETLVETFKNGEFVTTYLSPRDYHRVHMPCDGTLRKMIYVPGELFSVNPFLAQHIPNLFARNERVICVFDTEFGTMVQILVGATITASIGTTWAGVINPPRHDTVKTWTYEGENAVKLTKGQEMGWFQLGSTVINLFQENQVRLADHLTVSEPVRMGEILAYKN; encoded by the coding sequence ATGATGAACAGGATTTCTTATTGGCAACGCCTAAAAATTGCCTTTCAATACGTGATGCCGCAATTTTATCTAACCCGTTTTGCAGGTTGGTTTGCCAAACAAAAATGGGGAAAAATTACTCATCTTGCCATTCAAGTCTTTGCGAAGAAATATCATATTGATATGAGTATTGCACAAAAGGAACAATTTAACGAATACGCCAGTTTTAACGAATTTTTTATTCGCCCTTTAAAAGAAAATGCCCGCCCGATTAATCAAAACCCAAGCGCACTTTGCTTGCCGGCAGACGGTCGGATCAGCGAATGCGGTCATATTGATGACAACCGATTACTACAAGCCAAAGGGCATTTTTTCCGTTTAGAAGAATTATTGGCGGAAGATGAAACCTTGGTGGAAACCTTTAAAAACGGAGAGTTTGTCACCACTTACCTCTCTCCGCGTGATTATCATCGCGTTCATATGCCTTGTGACGGCACATTACGCAAAATGATTTACGTGCCGGGCGAGTTATTTTCCGTCAATCCGTTTTTGGCCCAACATATACCGAACTTATTCGCCCGTAACGAACGTGTTATTTGTGTGTTTGATACGGAATTTGGCACAATGGTACAAATTTTAGTCGGCGCGACCATCACCGCCAGCATCGGTACGACTTGGGCGGGCGTAATTAATCCACCACGTCACGATACCGTGAAAACTTGGACTTACGAGGGCGAAAATGCGGTGAAATTAACGAAAGGTCAAGAAATGGGCTGGTTCCAACTCGGTTCTACCGTAATTAACCTCTTCCAAGAAAACCAAGTACGCTTAGCCGATCATTTAACGGTGAGCGAGCCGGTGCGTATGGGCGAAATCTTGGCATATAAAAACTAA
- the tatC gene encoding twin-arginine translocase subunit TatC: MSSVDESQPLISHLVELRNRLLRCVICILVVFIALVYFSNDIYHFVAAPLTAVMPKGATMIATNIQTPFFTPIKLTAIVAVFISVPYLLYQVWAFVAPALYQHEKRMIYPLLISSTVLFYCGVAFAYYVVFPFVFGFFTQTAPEGVAIATDISSYLDFALALFLAFGVCFEVPIAIILLCWTGVTTVKALSEKRPYIIVAAFFIGMILTPPDVFSQTLLAVPMCLLFEIGLLIARFYQPKEDESAVENSEELKK, translated from the coding sequence ATGAGTAGCGTGGATGAATCTCAACCTCTTATCAGCCATCTTGTCGAATTAAGAAACCGACTACTGCGTTGTGTGATTTGCATCTTGGTTGTTTTTATCGCCTTGGTGTATTTTTCCAATGATATTTACCATTTCGTTGCTGCCCCCTTAACAGCGGTTATGCCAAAAGGGGCAACGATGATAGCAACCAACATTCAAACCCCTTTTTTCACACCGATTAAATTAACGGCAATTGTCGCTGTATTTATTTCCGTCCCTTATTTACTTTATCAAGTTTGGGCGTTTGTTGCGCCGGCATTGTATCAGCATGAAAAGCGAATGATTTATCCGCTGTTGATTTCCAGCACGGTTTTATTTTATTGCGGTGTCGCATTTGCCTATTACGTGGTGTTTCCTTTTGTATTCGGTTTTTTCACCCAAACCGCACCGGAAGGCGTTGCTATTGCAACGGATATTAGTAGCTATCTTGATTTTGCGTTAGCGTTATTTCTTGCTTTCGGCGTATGTTTTGAGGTACCGATTGCGATTATTTTGCTTTGTTGGACCGGCGTTACTACGGTAAAAGCCCTTTCTGAAAAACGCCCTTATATTATTGTTGCCGCATTTTTTATCGGTATGATCTTAACGCCGCCGGATGTTTTCTCGCAAACCTTACTTGCCGTACCTATGTGCTTGTTATTTGAGATCGGTTTGCTAATCGCACGTTTCTATCAGCCAAAAGAAGATGAAAGTGCGGTTGAAAATTCGGAAGAATTGAAAAAATAG
- a CDS encoding YeeE/YedE family protein — protein sequence MLLTGLLCGVLLGFVMQRGRFCITGAFRDLYVTKSNKMFVALLIAITVQSIGFFILKEIGWLNIEPAKNFEYLAVISGSFLFGIGIIYAGGCATGTWYRVAEGLIGSWVALFMYILLSAIMRTGPLGDTNRAMRSVKVDERNIYETVGISAWWFVALLTFVTGYYVYKHLAKPQAKIASLKPKKTGIAHILFEKRWHPFVSAILIGLIAFAAWPLSVATGRIGGLGITTPSANIMQYLITNDTKFINWGVFLVLGIFIGSFIAAKGSNEFRLRLPDVQTMVRSAFGGTLMGIGASLAGGCSIGNALVATAYFSWQGWVSLPLMVLGTWVAAYFTIIRPQRLKSATS from the coding sequence ATGCTTTTAACAGGATTACTTTGCGGCGTTTTGCTTGGATTTGTCATGCAGCGCGGGCGTTTTTGTATTACGGGTGCTTTTCGCGATTTATATGTGACGAAAAGCAATAAAATGTTTGTCGCTTTGCTCATTGCAATCACCGTACAATCTATCGGTTTCTTTATTTTAAAAGAAATAGGTTGGTTGAATATCGAACCCGCTAAAAATTTTGAATATCTGGCAGTGATTAGCGGTTCTTTCTTATTCGGTATCGGTATTATTTATGCCGGAGGTTGTGCCACGGGGACATGGTACCGTGTGGCGGAAGGACTCATCGGGAGTTGGGTCGCATTATTTATGTATATATTATTGAGTGCGATAATGCGTACCGGTCCGCTTGGTGACACTAACCGTGCCATGCGTAGCGTAAAAGTGGACGAACGTAATATTTATGAAACGGTCGGTATTTCAGCTTGGTGGTTCGTTGCTTTATTAACCTTTGTTACAGGCTATTATGTCTATAAACATCTCGCTAAACCACAAGCCAAAATCGCCTCGCTTAAACCGAAAAAAACCGGCATTGCACATATACTCTTTGAAAAACGTTGGCATCCCTTCGTTTCCGCCATCTTAATCGGTTTGATCGCTTTTGCCGCTTGGCCATTAAGTGTCGCAACCGGGCGCATTGGTGGATTAGGTATTACCACGCCATCGGCAAACATTATGCAATACTTAATCACCAATGATACGAAATTTATTAACTGGGGTGTGTTCTTAGTATTAGGGATCTTCATCGGTTCATTTATCGCAGCAAAAGGCAGTAACGAATTTCGCCTTCGCTTGCCGGATGTTCAAACTATGGTACGAAGTGCATTCGGCGGCACACTGATGGGTATTGGCGCAAGCCTTGCCGGAGGTTGCTCAATAGGTAATGCATTGGTCGCTACCGCTTATTTCTCGTGGCAAGGCTGGGTATCCCTTCCCTTGATGGTACTTGGCACTTGGGTGGCAGCCTATTTCACGATTATCCGCCCACAACGACTAAAATCAGCAACATCTTAA
- the pnp gene encoding polyribonucleotide nucleotidyltransferase: MNPIVKQFKYGQHTVTLETGAIARQATAAVMASMDDTSVFVTVVAKKDVKEGQDFFPLTVNYQERTYAAGRIPGGFFKREGRPSEGETLIARLIDRPIRPLFPEGFFNEIQVVATVVSVNPQISPDLVAMIGASAALSLSGVPFNGPIGAARVGFINNQFVLNPTMAEQKQSRLDLVVAGTDKAVLMVESEADILTEEQMLSAVVFGHQQQQVVIEAIKEFVAEAGKPRWDWVAPEPNIDLINKVKAIAEARLGDAYRITEKQTRYAQIDAIKADVIAQITAEDEEISEGKIVDIFTTLESQIVRGRIIAGEPRIDGRTVDTVRALDICTGVLPRTHGSAIFTRGETQALAVATLGTERDAQIIDELTGERSDHFLFHYNFPPYSVGETGMIGSPKRREIGHGRLAKRGVAAVMPSLAEFPYVVRVVSEITESNGSSSMASVCGASLALMDAGVPIKAAVAGIAMGLVKEEEKFVVLSDILGDEDHLGDMDFKVAGTREGVTALQMDIKIEGITPEIMQIALNQAKSARMHILGVMEQAIPEPRADISDYAPRIHTMKIDPKKIKDVIGKGGATIRALTEETGTSIDIDDDGTVKIAAVDSNAAKNVMARIEEIVAEVEAGAIYKGKVTRLADFGAFVAIVGNKEGLVHISQIAEERVEKVSDYLQLGQEVNVKVVEIDRQGRIRLTMKDLAPKQETEINQEDSTEEQE; this comes from the coding sequence GTGAATCCAATTGTTAAACAATTTAAATACGGTCAACACACCGTAACCTTAGAAACCGGTGCGATTGCGCGTCAAGCAACGGCAGCTGTGATGGCGAGCATGGACGATACCAGCGTGTTCGTTACCGTGGTTGCTAAAAAAGATGTAAAAGAAGGTCAAGATTTCTTCCCTTTAACCGTTAACTATCAAGAACGAACTTACGCAGCCGGCCGTATCCCGGGCGGTTTCTTCAAACGTGAAGGTCGTCCGTCCGAAGGTGAGACATTGATCGCGCGTTTAATTGACCGACCAATCCGCCCGTTATTCCCTGAAGGTTTCTTTAATGAAATTCAAGTGGTCGCAACGGTCGTTTCCGTTAACCCGCAAATTAGCCCTGATTTAGTGGCGATGATCGGCGCTTCCGCTGCTCTCTCGTTATCCGGTGTGCCGTTTAACGGTCCTATCGGTGCGGCGCGTGTCGGTTTCATCAATAATCAGTTCGTATTAAACCCAACCATGGCGGAACAAAAACAAAGCCGTTTGGATTTAGTGGTTGCCGGTACCGATAAAGCCGTATTAATGGTTGAATCCGAGGCGGATATTTTAACGGAAGAGCAAATGCTATCCGCCGTTGTATTCGGTCATCAACAACAACAAGTCGTCATTGAAGCGATTAAAGAATTTGTTGCAGAAGCCGGTAAACCTCGTTGGGATTGGGTAGCACCTGAGCCGAATATTGATTTAATCAACAAAGTGAAAGCTATTGCAGAAGCCCGCTTAGGCGATGCCTACCGTATCACGGAAAAACAAACCCGTTATGCGCAAATTGATGCGATTAAGGCGGATGTGATCGCTCAAATCACTGCGGAAGATGAAGAAATCAGCGAAGGTAAAATCGTTGATATTTTCACCACACTTGAAAGCCAAATCGTGCGCGGCCGTATCATCGCCGGTGAGCCACGCATTGACGGACGTACCGTGGACACCGTGCGTGCGTTAGATATTTGCACCGGTGTATTACCTCGAACCCACGGTTCTGCCATTTTTACTCGTGGCGAAACCCAAGCATTGGCGGTGGCTACGTTAGGTACTGAGCGTGATGCGCAAATTATTGATGAATTAACCGGTGAGCGTTCCGATCACTTCTTATTCCACTATAACTTCCCGCCGTATTCTGTGGGAGAAACAGGAATGATCGGTTCACCGAAACGTCGTGAAATCGGTCACGGTCGTTTAGCCAAACGCGGTGTAGCGGCAGTAATGCCAAGTCTTGCCGAATTTCCTTATGTAGTGCGTGTGGTCTCTGAAATCACCGAATCAAACGGTTCTTCTTCAATGGCATCGGTATGTGGCGCTTCTCTTGCATTAATGGATGCCGGTGTGCCGATTAAAGCTGCTGTTGCCGGTATCGCAATGGGCTTAGTCAAAGAAGAAGAGAAATTCGTGGTGCTTTCCGATATTCTTGGCGATGAAGACCATTTGGGTGATATGGACTTTAAAGTTGCCGGTACACGCGAAGGGGTAACCGCACTTCAAATGGACATCAAAATTGAAGGGATTACACCTGAAATTATGCAAATCGCCTTAAATCAAGCGAAAAGTGCGCGTATGCATATTCTCGGCGTAATGGAACAAGCGATTCCTGAACCGCGTGCCGATATTTCCGACTACGCACCGCGCATTCACACAATGAAGATTGATCCGAAGAAAATCAAAGATGTTATCGGTAAAGGCGGCGCAACAATTCGTGCGCTGACAGAAGAAACCGGCACTTCTATTGATATTGATGATGACGGCACCGTGAAAATTGCAGCGGTAGATAGCAATGCGGCGAAAAACGTGATGGCGCGCATTGAAGAAATCGTAGCAGAAGTGGAAGCGGGAGCAATTTACAAAGGTAAAGTAACCCGCTTAGCGGACTTCGGTGCATTTGTTGCAATCGTTGGTAACAAAGAAGGTTTAGTTCACATTTCGCAAATCGCAGAAGAACGCGTAGAAAAAGTGAGTGATTACCTTCAATTGGGTCAAGAAGTCAATGTGAAAGTGGTGGAAATCGATCGTCAGGGTCGTATCCGCTTAACGATGAAAGACTTGGCACCAAAACAAGAAACCGAAATTAACCAAGAAGATTCTACGGAAGAACAAGAATAA
- a CDS encoding HNH endonuclease, with amino-acid sequence MEYKYCKDCGEYLPVDREHFGQYKNKRSDGSIKVAYRNSCRKCMAANTAKYHRENPLAMAARIKRRSQHMEIAGGSYTEQEISILRNKLNDMCRFCGKSLNGGGDIEHLTPISRGGSNNINNLTLSCHKCNKEKTNKTLFEYLEWRQERKLHIRDIEYIEFPDNPLSPRGRRSYK; translated from the coding sequence ATGGAATATAAATATTGTAAAGATTGTGGTGAATATTTGCCTGTAGATAGAGAACACTTTGGACAATATAAAAATAAAAGAAGTGATGGTTCAATTAAGGTAGCATACCGAAATTCTTGTAGAAAATGCATGGCAGCTAATACAGCCAAGTATCATAGAGAAAACCCTTTAGCTATGGCTGCTCGTATCAAAAGAAGATCCCAGCATATGGAGATTGCAGGTGGTAGCTACACAGAACAAGAAATAAGCATATTAAGAAATAAATTAAATGATATGTGTAGGTTTTGTGGGAAATCCTTGAATGGGGGAGGTGATATTGAGCATCTAACCCCTATTTCAAGAGGTGGTTCCAATAATATTAACAATTTGACCTTAAGTTGTCATAAATGTAATAAAGAAAAAACCAATAAAACACTATTTGAATATCTAGAATGGAGACAAGAACGAAAACTCCATATTAGAGATATTGAATATATAGAATTTCCTGATAATCCCTTATCTCCTAGAGGAAGACGTAGTTATAAGTAA
- the nlpI gene encoding lipoprotein NlpI: MRCFRLSHRFLIYLFSLFAVLFLTGCIQSGNVFVSKNRVMLAEQNPNSHFQQEVMIVRISQVLLVGKMSNEERASLHFERGVLYDSLGLWGLARYDFTQALALQPKMASVYNYLGLYLLLEEDYDDALETFNAVFELDASYDYTHLNRGLNFYYVGRYNLAEQDFLQFYQADTKDPYRVLWLYLNEQKLKPQEAHANLVERAKGLSEDFWGTNIVQYYLGHISLEQLQQRADEFAKNSQQYAEILTETYFYLAKQKLNVGLVDEAAALFKLAMANQVYNFVEYRFASFELMKLKPAQTDNEKEEKNAITKAIVL, from the coding sequence ATGCGATGTTTTCGACTCTCTCACCGTTTTTTAATCTATTTATTTAGCTTATTTGCGGTGTTATTTCTTACAGGCTGTATTCAGTCAGGAAACGTTTTTGTATCTAAAAATAGGGTAATGCTTGCTGAACAAAACCCAAATTCACACTTTCAACAGGAAGTGATGATTGTGCGAATCAGCCAAGTATTATTAGTTGGAAAAATGAGTAATGAAGAACGTGCTTCGCTGCACTTTGAACGTGGGGTTTTATATGATTCCCTCGGTTTATGGGGATTGGCGCGTTACGATTTTACTCAAGCCCTTGCATTGCAGCCTAAAATGGCTTCCGTGTATAACTATTTAGGGCTTTATTTATTGCTTGAAGAAGATTATGACGACGCATTAGAAACCTTTAATGCGGTGTTTGAATTAGATGCAAGCTATGATTACACCCACCTTAATCGTGGTTTAAATTTTTACTATGTAGGACGTTACAATCTTGCCGAACAAGATTTCTTACAGTTCTACCAAGCTGATACAAAAGATCCTTACCGTGTCTTATGGCTGTACTTGAACGAACAAAAATTAAAACCACAAGAAGCCCACGCAAACCTTGTCGAACGAGCAAAAGGGCTATCAGAGGATTTCTGGGGTACAAATATCGTTCAATACTACTTAGGACATATTTCTTTAGAACAATTGCAACAACGAGCCGATGAATTTGCGAAAAATTCTCAGCAATATGCAGAAATTCTAACAGAAACCTATTTTTATCTAGCAAAACAAAAACTCAATGTAGGGCTGGTAGATGAAGCGGCGGCTTTATTTAAACTGGCAATGGCAAATCAGGTTTATAACTTTGTTGAGTATCGTTTTGCTTCGTTTGAGCTAATGAAATTAAAACCGGCTCAAACAGACAACGAAAAAGAAGAGAAAAATGCGATCACAAAAGCAATTGTTTTATAA
- the tatA gene encoding twin-arginine translocase TatA/TatE family subunit — protein sequence MFGLSPAQMIILLVVILLVFGTKKLRNAGSDLGAAVKGFKKAMQDDEPKSKDAEFKSIQDESANTTKSESVKDKEQA from the coding sequence ATGTTCGGTTTATCCCCAGCGCAAATGATCATCTTGCTAGTGGTGATTTTATTGGTTTTTGGTACGAAGAAATTAAGAAATGCGGGTTCTGATCTTGGCGCGGCAGTGAAAGGATTTAAAAAAGCGATGCAAGATGATGAGCCGAAATCGAAAGATGCGGAATTTAAGTCAATTCAAGATGAATCGGCAAATACGACAAAATCTGAAAGCGTAAAAGATAAAGAACAGGCATAA
- a CDS encoding helix-turn-helix domain-containing protein, whose protein sequence is MAQLISTNTDKLIGARIQQKRREQGLSAEKLSEFVNLSQQQISRYERGASKINIAHLIDIAIFLRTPINWFFQDCLPEELTSEQLPKNNFDLQWDTLNNEQKERFISFLDSIRK, encoded by the coding sequence ATGGCACAATTAATATCTACAAACACAGATAAATTGATCGGGGCAAGAATACAGCAGAAAAGAAGAGAGCAAGGACTTTCAGCAGAAAAGCTTTCTGAATTTGTAAATCTTTCGCAACAACAAATATCACGCTATGAACGTGGGGCAAGCAAAATTAATATTGCTCATCTAATTGATATTGCAATATTTTTAAGAACTCCAATTAACTGGTTTTTCCAAGACTGCTTACCAGAAGAACTTACTTCAGAACAACTCCCTAAAAATAATTTTGATCTACAATGGGATACTTTAAACAATGAACAAAAGGAAAGATTTATTTCCTTTCTTGATTCTATAAGGAAATAA
- a CDS encoding sulfurtransferase TusA family protein: MIVKLPALGLVCPFPLVEAKEVMAKLNKGDGLEIEFDCTQATEAIPAWAAEEGYDVTDFEQIGNAKWTITVVK; encoded by the coding sequence ATGATTGTTAAATTACCTGCCCTTGGGTTAGTTTGCCCTTTCCCCCTTGTTGAAGCCAAAGAAGTAATGGCAAAACTCAATAAAGGCGACGGCTTAGAAATTGAATTTGATTGTACGCAAGCCACGGAAGCAATCCCCGCTTGGGCTGCGGAAGAAGGCTATGATGTAACCGATTTTGAACAAATTGGTAATGCCAAGTGGACGATCACGGTTGTGAAATAA
- the tatB gene encoding Sec-independent protein translocase protein TatB — protein sequence MFDIGFSELVLLMIVGLVVLGPKRLPVAIRTVMGWVKTIRGLAANVQNELKQELKLQELQDSIKKAESLNLRTLSPELGKTVEELKIQANKMRAELEAKAAEAGTTVEEQIKEIKSVAGNADKFTEPSVSEEILTLNERGEMTEEKTASDLTALEAHEQAELTERLSDYYPPDDIEVTPAQKSQS from the coding sequence GTGTTTGATATTGGTTTTTCCGAACTTGTTTTATTAATGATAGTGGGCTTAGTGGTGCTAGGTCCTAAACGTTTGCCCGTGGCAATCCGAACCGTGATGGGCTGGGTAAAAACAATTCGTGGATTAGCGGCGAATGTTCAAAATGAATTAAAACAGGAACTGAAACTGCAAGAGTTGCAAGATAGCATTAAAAAAGCGGAATCGTTGAATTTGCGAACGCTCTCTCCTGAATTGGGCAAAACCGTTGAAGAATTAAAAATCCAAGCGAATAAAATGCGTGCGGAGTTAGAAGCGAAAGCTGCAGAAGCCGGCACTACGGTGGAAGAGCAGATTAAAGAAATCAAAAGTGTGGCTGGAAATGCGGATAAATTTACCGAACCTTCGGTTTCCGAAGAAATCCTAACTTTAAATGAAAGAGGGGAAATGACCGAAGAAAAAACCGCTTCGGATTTGACCGCACTTGAAGCCCACGAACAAGCGGAACTGACCGAACGTTTATCCGATTATTATCCGCCGGATGATATAGAAGTTACTCCGGCACAAAAGTCCCAATCATAG